Part of the Paenibacillus sp. JNUCC32 genome is shown below.
CGTGGAACACGGAACTGCTGCGCGAAGTCGGGGAAGCACTCGGTAATGAATCCAAAGAGATGGGCGTAGAATTGCTGCTCGGCCCAGGGATCAACATGAAACGGACTCCGCTTGGGGGAAGAAATTTCGAATATTACTCCGAAGATCCTTGCCTGACAGGGGAACTGGGCGCTGCTTTCATTAATGGCCTCCAGAGCAAAGGAGTCGGGGCTTCACTTAAACACTTTGCTTGCAATAACCAAGAATTCGAGAAGATGGTGACGAGTTCAGAAGTAGACGAACGAACGCTGCGCGAAATTTATTTAAGCGCCTTTGAACGAATTATCAAAAAATCGGATCCTTGGACCGTCATGTGCTCCTATAATTTGCTTAATGGCTCGTATACCAGCGAGAATGAACACTTATTGCATGATATTTTGAGAGAAGAATGGGGATACGAGGGGGTCGTCATCTCGGACTGGACGGCCGTGAATGATCGGATTCGTGGGTTGAAAGCAGGACTTGATCTCGAAATGCCGGGACCTGCCGGCTATAACACGAAAGCGATTATCAAAGCCGTTGAGAGCGGAGTTCTTGCAGAAGAGCAGCTCGATAAAAGCGTTGCCCGTATTCTAAAACTCGTACAACGTGTAACCGGTATGGAAGAAGCTGTTCCGGCATCCCCTATGGAGTACCACAATCTTGCGAGAAAAGCTGCGGCAGAAAGCATTGTGCTGTTGAAGAATGAGAATGGCATCCTTCCGATCCAGGCAGAATCAACCCATTCCATTGCAGTGATCGGCCGTTTTGCCAAAAAACCTAGAATTCAAGGAGCCGGCAGCGCAAAAGTTACGCCTACGCGCGTTGATATTCCATTTGATGAAATGAAGCGGTTGGCTGGAGCTTCCGTTGAGTTGAGTTATGCCGAGGGCTATCCTGAAGATGACTCCGTTCATGAGGAAGTGATTAAGGAAAGTGTTGCATTGGCGGCAAAATCTGATGTTGCGGTTATCTTCGTTGGCCAGCCTGAATACGCAGAATCCGAGATGCGTGATTTGAAGGGCATTGATTTGCCGGAACAGCAGGTTCGGCTTATTCAGGCGATTGCAGCCGTACAACCGAAGTGCATTGTGGTGACCACCAGTGGTACAGCTTTGGCGATGCGTCCTTGGGTTCAGCATGTTCCCGCTGTCATTCACTCATGGCTTTCCGGACAAGGCATGGGTAAAGCGATTGCTGAAATCTTGTTTGGGGAGGTGAGTCCTTCCGGTAAACTGTCCGAGACGTTTCCGGTTAAGCTTTCAGACAATCCTTCACATATGAGGATTCGCGGTGAAAACGGCAAGCTGTATTATCGTGAAGGGCTGTTCATCGGCTATCGATACTACGATCGAAAGGAACTCGCTCCGCAGTTTCCGTTTGGCCATGGCTTATCCTACACTTCGTTTGCCTATAGGGATATGAAGACAACTCAAACAGAGACAGGGATCACGGTCTCTTTCTGGCTGGAGAATATCGGGAACCGAACAGGGAAAGAGGTCGTTCAGCTTTACGTGCATGACGAAGAATGCACCTGGACGCGTCCGGAGAAAGAATTGAAGGCATTTTCTAAAATCGAGTTGGCTCCTGGGGAGAAACAGCAGATTGTTTTTGAACTTGAAGAAAGAGACTTTGCTTATTACAACACCAAGTATAACCGCTGGGTAGCGGAGAGCGGTTATTTCCAAATTGCGCTTGGCAGCTCTTCTCGCGATATAAGAATTACGGAGCGATTGTATTGTGATTTTGGAAAGGAAGAAGTATCATTTCATAAATTCAGCCTGATTAGCGATTGGATTAGCGATCCAGTCGCGAAATCAGTATTGGAAGAATGCCTCGATGAGATGAACCAGCATGTCGTTGAAAAGATTTACCTCAATGATGAATTCGTCGGATTTTGGGAAGATGGTCCACTCATTAAAATATTGCAAATGTATGGTCAAACCTGGTTGGGTGACCGGTCGCCTGATGAAATTATTGAAGAACTTATAAGAAGAGTTTATGAGCGACGCATCAACGTATAAGACTAGATAATATTCCTTATTATAGCTTGGGACCAGAACAGGTTCCAAGCTTTTTGATGCCTATAAGAAAGTCGTTTTAGAAATAAAAAATCCCATCCACTGAATCTGGATGGGATTTTTTTTTGAAGGTTTGAATGGGCTGTAGAAGCTTATATCTTCTATCTTACGGATGCTCCGTGAGACTGGATAAAGGGACGGTCATTTCCTGCTCCGAGTTGCCGATCGGATAAACCCGAGCGGTTTCATCCTCATTCACATGTTGGATATAGATGGGGGTATCCTGATAAGTTACATGTTTCATAATGGCCGATTCCGAAATTTCAATCGCTCGTTGTTTATTCATGACAATTCTCCTTATTCCGAAAGGTCATTCAATGGATCAGCCTGCCGGTTAACGGCTTTTTTAATTTCCCGGTCCAATTTCGGCGTTCCTTGAATTTCTTCGGCAGCCTCCATTTGATGATTGAGCTGCTGCTCGACTTGTCCGATCCCATGTGCTTCCTGTTGTTGTTTGCTCTTTGCCAAAATGATCCCTCCATGTGATGATATATCCATTGTAAAAAGCTGCATTACTACAATGCACCAATATGTATGAACCTATGCAAATTTATATAATTTCGGGAACTTTCATCGACCCTAAGGAGTCTGTTTTGGTGAGGGGGGAGAACTGCTTTGAAGGAAATGCAGATGCAGCATTCCGCGGAGCTGAAAACTTCGGACATTCGGATGCTTATGGAATCCTACGGGGAGGACGTCTGGAACTATGCTTTCGTCATAACTAGAAACACGCACACGGCAGATGATGTCGCGCAGGATGTGTTTATTAAAGCCTATCAACATTTTGCTTCCTTTCGGGGGGAGGCTTCCGTCAAGACCTGGCTTTTGAAAATCACGCGCAACACCGCGCTTTCCTATCTGAAGCGAGCGTTCCTGCGCAGAGTGGTGCTGATGGGCGAGCAACCTCCCGGCACCGGGCAGAAGGGGACGATACGGACCCCGATTTCGCCATCAGCCGAAGCGGAATATTTGGAACGGGCAGAGGCCGATGAATTGTGGAAGCAGGTACTGAAGCTGCCAGCTAAATTTCGAGATCCGCTCGTGCTTAGTCTGCATCATCAGCTATCCATAGATGAAATATCCGCCATTACAGGCCTTTCGCCAGGCACGGTAAAGTCCAGAATTTTCAGGGCCAAACAGAAGGTGGCCGCCGCATGGAAAGGAGCGATCGAGGATGAATGATTGGAGACCGGATTGGAATCGAAGGCTGGCTGATCCGCCATTTAAGAACCAGCGTTTCCGGACGGACATGATGGAGGCCGTGGAGGAACGTCTTCAGGCTGTTGAAAAGAAACGATTCCGCAGGGACTGGATCCGAACTATCGGTGCCTTTGTTCCCGTAGTGCTGCTCTTGTTCGGGGTTGGAATCTGGTTCGGTTACCAGTCTGTACCCAACGCTAATCCGGTAAGCCCAGGTCCGGTTGTACCTAAGGGCGGGACGTTCCAATCCGGCTTCGTATCCGGGTCAGGAGGCGATTTCGATTGGTGGAACCTTGCGGACCGTGAAGTCTCGCAGGAGAGTGACCGTACGATCGTGACGCTGGCAACAGCGCTTTTAAAGCGGGAGATTGGCATCTGGGGCGGCCCGACGCCGGACATCTGGGAGCATCCCGAGGTTAAATGGCCGCTTGAACGCTATGATGTGTCCAGTCCCTGGGTTTATGAAATATACGTAAACGAGATTACGACAGATGCTGAACAAACGGTATACAAGCTCCGTCTGCTGCTCCGGGATTCGATCCCGATGGTATATGAGGAAACGATAGATGTAACGATTCGTAATGATACCCACCGAATCTCGCAAATCCAACTAATAAGCACTGACGAAAAGGGAACACCACGGGACGATTTCGAGGCTGGAGACGATCAAGGAACAACCGTTACTTTAAAGGAAGATGCAGCCTTGGATCTGAAGATTACGGGTACTCTGTTCAAGGAGGCAGGAACCATTCGTTCGATCAATGTTCAATATGGCGACAGTGAACGAACCTTCGCAGATTGGAGCAGCGTGAGTAACGAATCCTATTATCCGGAAACCGCGATACTGTCCCCAGGCAGCAGCGGGAAGGAGAAGGATATACTGGCAATCGTTTTGACAACCGGTTACGGAACAGGGATGCGCGAATCCGCATTGAAACTTCTTACCGACGATCTCATCGAAGTGATGGCAGCCGACCCGGTCCTTGCGTCACAATCCAGACTAAG
Proteins encoded:
- a CDS encoding H-type small acid-soluble spore protein, with the translated sequence MNKQRAIEISESAIMKHVTYQDTPIYIQHVNEDETARVYPIGNSEQEMTVPLSSLTEHP
- a CDS encoding RNA polymerase sigma factor, producing the protein MKEMQMQHSAELKTSDIRMLMESYGEDVWNYAFVITRNTHTADDVAQDVFIKAYQHFASFRGEASVKTWLLKITRNTALSYLKRAFLRRVVLMGEQPPGTGQKGTIRTPISPSAEAEYLERAEADELWKQVLKLPAKFRDPLVLSLHHQLSIDEISAITGLSPGTVKSRIFRAKQKVAAAWKGAIEDE
- a CDS encoding beta-glucosidase family protein; its protein translation is MNASINEWIKEMTLTEKASLCAGLNMWMTKGIERLNIPPVHMYDGTNGIRKTNSDDEMGITTENVPATCYPTGSAIGSSWNTELLREVGEALGNESKEMGVELLLGPGINMKRTPLGGRNFEYYSEDPCLTGELGAAFINGLQSKGVGASLKHFACNNQEFEKMVTSSEVDERTLREIYLSAFERIIKKSDPWTVMCSYNLLNGSYTSENEHLLHDILREEWGYEGVVISDWTAVNDRIRGLKAGLDLEMPGPAGYNTKAIIKAVESGVLAEEQLDKSVARILKLVQRVTGMEEAVPASPMEYHNLARKAAAESIVLLKNENGILPIQAESTHSIAVIGRFAKKPRIQGAGSAKVTPTRVDIPFDEMKRLAGASVELSYAEGYPEDDSVHEEVIKESVALAAKSDVAVIFVGQPEYAESEMRDLKGIDLPEQQVRLIQAIAAVQPKCIVVTTSGTALAMRPWVQHVPAVIHSWLSGQGMGKAIAEILFGEVSPSGKLSETFPVKLSDNPSHMRIRGENGKLYYREGLFIGYRYYDRKELAPQFPFGHGLSYTSFAYRDMKTTQTETGITVSFWLENIGNRTGKEVVQLYVHDEECTWTRPEKELKAFSKIELAPGEKQQIVFELEERDFAYYNTKYNRWVAESGYFQIALGSSSRDIRITERLYCDFGKEEVSFHKFSLISDWISDPVAKSVLEECLDEMNQHVVEKIYLNDEFVGFWEDGPLIKILQMYGQTWLGDRSPDEIIEELIRRVYERRINV